A window of the Butyricimonas virosa genome harbors these coding sequences:
- a CDS encoding putative DNA modification/repair radical SAM protein, which yields MDERVLDKLKILAESAKYDVSCASSGTSRSHKKGQIGSAEGWGICHSFAEDGRCISLLKIMLTNNCIYDCAYCINRRSNDLPRATLSVTELVNLTIEFYRRNYIEGLFLSSGVVRNPDYTMERLVKVVKDLRQVYRFNGYIHLKSIPGASQELVNEAGLYSDRMSVNIEIPNEQSLQLLAPEKDFQSVFTPMRYIQQGMLQSAEERKKYRHAPRFVPAGQSTQMIVGATSDSDKDILHLTSALYKRPSMKRVYYSGFVPVNGYDKRLPALKQPPLVRENRLYQADWLLRFYNFKVDEIVDDSYPDLDLEIDPKLAWALRHPEAFPVDINRADYEMLLRVPGLGVKSAKMILTARRYSRLGTSHLKQIGVVLKKAQYFITCNELPTRTINEIKPENVRRILTQRKVTRIDDGQLIIPFVY from the coding sequence ATGGATGAAAGAGTACTTGATAAACTAAAAATACTCGCTGAATCAGCGAAATATGATGTATCCTGTGCATCTAGCGGGACCTCTCGTTCTCACAAAAAAGGGCAAATCGGGAGCGCTGAAGGATGGGGTATATGCCATAGTTTTGCGGAAGACGGACGCTGTATCTCTCTACTGAAAATCATGCTCACGAATAACTGTATCTACGATTGTGCCTATTGCATCAATCGCAGGAGTAATGACTTACCGAGAGCCACGCTTTCCGTCACGGAACTCGTGAACCTAACAATAGAATTCTATCGCCGGAATTACATCGAGGGACTCTTCCTCAGTTCGGGAGTAGTACGCAATCCTGACTATACGATGGAACGCTTAGTGAAAGTGGTAAAGGACTTGCGGCAAGTGTACCGTTTTAATGGATACATCCATTTGAAAAGTATTCCCGGGGCCAGCCAAGAACTGGTAAACGAGGCTGGCTTATACTCGGATCGTATGAGTGTAAACATCGAAATCCCCAACGAACAAAGCCTGCAACTTCTTGCCCCGGAAAAAGATTTTCAAAGTGTATTCACCCCCATGCGCTATATCCAACAAGGTATGTTACAAAGCGCCGAGGAACGAAAGAAATACCGCCATGCCCCCCGTTTTGTCCCTGCAGGACAAAGCACGCAGATGATCGTGGGAGCAACTTCCGATTCGGATAAGGACATTCTTCACCTAACCTCTGCACTCTACAAACGTCCAAGCATGAAAAGAGTATATTATTCGGGATTCGTCCCCGTCAACGGGTACGACAAGCGCCTGCCGGCTTTGAAGCAGCCACCTCTTGTGAGAGAAAACCGATTGTATCAAGCCGATTGGTTACTCCGATTTTACAATTTCAAAGTAGATGAAATCGTGGATGACTCCTATCCTGACCTAGACCTAGAGATCGACCCAAAATTGGCTTGGGCTCTTCGCCACCCGGAAGCATTCCCCGTGGACATCAACCGGGCGGATTACGAAATGTTATTACGTGTCCCCGGGCTTGGAGTGAAGTCTGCCAAGATGATTCTCACGGCCCGCCGCTATTCCCGCTTGGGGACATCACATTTGAAACAGATCGGTGTCGTTCTCAAAAAAGCCCAGTATTTCATCACGTGTAATGAACTACCAACCCGAACCATTAACGAAATAAAACCCGAAAACGTAAGGCGTATTCTAACACAAAGAAAAGTTACCCGCATTGACGATGGACAATTGATCATCCCGTTCGTTTATTAA
- a CDS encoding class I fructose-bisphosphate aldolase produces MSTNKIIEILGDQSDFLLNHTCKTIDKSLLHIPSPNTIDEIWMSSDRNTRTLNSLQTILGHGRLANTGYVSILPVDQGVEHTAGASFAPNPLYFDPGNIIKLAIEGGCNAVASTFGVLGAVARKYAHRIPFIVKINHNELLTYPTQYDQTLYGTVEEAWNMGAAAVGATIYFGSPESRRQILEVSEAFAHAHELGMATILWCYLRNGSFKKNGVDYHSAADLTGQANHLGATIQADIVKQKLPTVNGGFTELKFGKTNEKVYTELTSSHPIDLCRYQVANSYMGRIGLINSGGESKGASDLKEAVITAVINKRAGGMGLISGRKAFQKPMNQGVELLHAIQDVYLDKNITIA; encoded by the coding sequence ATGAGTACAAACAAAATAATCGAAATTCTAGGAGATCAAAGTGATTTCCTATTGAACCACACCTGTAAAACTATTGATAAATCGTTACTTCACATCCCGTCACCCAATACCATTGATGAGATTTGGATGTCATCCGATAGAAATACCCGTACACTGAACAGCCTGCAAACCATCCTGGGGCACGGTCGCTTGGCCAATACCGGGTACGTGTCCATTCTCCCCGTGGATCAAGGAGTTGAACACACGGCAGGAGCGTCTTTCGCCCCGAATCCTCTCTATTTTGATCCGGGAAATATCATAAAACTTGCTATCGAGGGCGGGTGTAACGCCGTGGCATCGACATTCGGAGTACTCGGAGCCGTGGCTCGTAAATACGCTCACAGAATTCCGTTTATCGTGAAAATCAATCATAATGAACTACTGACCTACCCGACTCAATACGACCAAACACTATACGGAACGGTGGAAGAAGCATGGAATATGGGAGCCGCCGCAGTAGGTGCCACAATTTACTTCGGCTCACCGGAAAGTCGCAGACAAATACTAGAAGTATCAGAGGCATTTGCTCATGCACACGAACTAGGAATGGCAACCATCCTCTGGTGTTACCTTCGTAACGGAAGTTTCAAAAAAAACGGAGTAGATTACCACTCGGCAGCAGATTTGACAGGACAGGCCAATCACCTGGGGGCAACGATCCAAGCTGACATCGTAAAACAAAAGCTCCCGACGGTTAACGGGGGATTTACCGAACTTAAATTCGGAAAAACGAATGAAAAAGTTTATACCGAACTTACGTCCTCCCACCCGATAGACCTCTGCCGCTACCAAGTGGCCAACAGCTACATGGGACGCATTGGCCTGATCAACTCCGGAGGTGAATCCAAAGGAGCATCCGATTTAAAAGAAGCTGTCATAACAGCCGTAATCAACAAACGAGCTGGCGGAATGGGACTTATCAGCGGACGGAAAGCCTTCCAGAAACCGATGAACCAAGGTGTAGAATTACTACATGCTATCCAAGACGTTTACCTGGATAAAAATATCACGATAGCCTAA
- a CDS encoding TIGR03915 family putative DNA repair protein — translation MLIFRYDKTFEGLLTAIFDAYSIKRFPDILLAAEETPPLFYDEIITVVTDEERSNRVWKGLQKKLSASALTSLTTCWLSELPEIDLVLFSYIHKAIDAPRSIELNFGDPDVLELSKVWKKVNNERLRVMQFLRFQKAADGTYFAALKPLYNVISLVIPYLQDRFADQKWLLYDLKREYGYYHDLSTITEVHFEQKEGHLQSGFLDESIMDQDEKLFQKLWQTYFKAITIKERTNPKLHRQNLPARFWKYLPEKKG, via the coding sequence ATGCTCATATTCCGATACGACAAAACCTTTGAAGGACTGTTAACAGCGATTTTTGACGCTTATAGCATCAAAAGATTTCCCGATATATTGTTAGCTGCAGAAGAAACGCCTCCTTTATTTTATGATGAAATCATCACAGTCGTTACGGATGAGGAAAGAAGTAACCGGGTATGGAAAGGACTTCAAAAAAAACTATCCGCCTCGGCCCTTACCAGTCTTACAACCTGCTGGTTATCCGAACTCCCGGAGATAGACCTCGTACTATTCAGTTACATTCACAAAGCCATCGACGCACCCCGTTCCATCGAACTCAATTTCGGGGATCCCGACGTGCTGGAACTCTCAAAAGTCTGGAAAAAAGTAAACAATGAACGGTTACGGGTCATGCAATTCCTGCGCTTTCAGAAAGCTGCCGACGGCACCTATTTCGCCGCCTTGAAACCGCTATATAACGTAATCTCGCTCGTGATTCCTTATCTCCAAGATCGTTTTGCCGATCAAAAATGGCTACTCTATGACCTCAAGCGGGAATACGGCTATTATCACGATCTATCAACCATCACTGAAGTACACTTTGAACAAAAAGAAGGCCATCTTCAAAGCGGATTCCTCGACGAAAGCATCATGGATCAAGACGAGAAGCTTTTCCAGAAACTCTGGCAAACCTATTTCAAGGCCATCACTATAAAAGAACGCACCAACCCTAAATTACACCGCCAGAATCTCCCCGCCCGCTTCTGGAAATACCTACCGGAGAAAAAGGGATAA
- a CDS encoding DUF4272 domain-containing protein — MEKANLTLYTVIGDFNRVAESMRARFQEVTKMFTPEDDRWMIVLQDDSMIRCSMIQVRDQAEQVAEHTEGMANYFAGVETSLTAIKEEVIRQIQCFNCVVGIEFELDDNRDRTNYIVNTFYDVAGDVNGFLLYPSMSLFDGKGKLLFSVKGESEYETFRPVANADLLEVDRPEAGDVDLARRDRSIARLKEAGVPYMEHLPCEVMDCEAVIKSPEMIARRAAALFAVALYSEVLLSENPDREEALDYVSKVAEAYHIEDEFTPMERAYLDNPEPEQHDCIQFLWRYECCAVLLWALGIDALPYPSEICNVPFIARLFFDHKDEGTILGLGEIRKRGEILDEADLTLRYDWACVDARVNGKEAPAALEGGVVMERHYAFNWLIGGSDGAAWDEIQPTT; from the coding sequence ATGGAAAAAGCAAATTTGACTCTTTACACGGTGATTGGCGATTTTAATCGTGTTGCCGAATCGATGCGGGCTAGGTTTCAGGAGGTGACAAAGATGTTTACCCCGGAAGATGATCGCTGGATGATCGTGTTGCAGGATGACTCGATGATACGTTGTTCTATGATACAAGTACGGGATCAGGCGGAACAGGTAGCCGAGCACACGGAGGGTATGGCTAATTATTTCGCGGGAGTGGAAACTTCTTTGACGGCTATCAAGGAGGAGGTAATTCGTCAGATTCAATGTTTTAATTGTGTCGTGGGAATCGAGTTCGAACTGGATGATAACCGGGATCGGACAAATTATATCGTGAACACGTTTTATGACGTGGCGGGTGACGTGAACGGTTTTTTGCTTTATCCGAGTATGAGTCTTTTTGACGGTAAGGGGAAGTTGCTTTTTTCAGTGAAGGGGGAGAGCGAGTACGAGACGTTCCGTCCGGTGGCGAACGCTGATTTGTTGGAAGTGGATCGCCCGGAGGCCGGGGATGTTGATCTGGCACGCCGGGATCGTTCGATTGCTCGTTTGAAAGAGGCGGGAGTTCCTTACATGGAGCATTTACCTTGCGAGGTGATGGATTGCGAGGCTGTTATAAAGAGCCCGGAGATGATTGCCCGCCGTGCTGCGGCGTTGTTTGCCGTGGCGTTGTATTCAGAGGTGTTGCTGTCGGAGAATCCGGATCGGGAAGAGGCGTTGGATTACGTGAGTAAGGTGGCGGAGGCTTACCATATCGAGGATGAGTTTACCCCGATGGAGCGGGCGTATCTCGATAATCCGGAGCCGGAACAACATGATTGCATCCAGTTTTTGTGGCGGTACGAGTGTTGTGCCGTGTTGTTGTGGGCGTTGGGTATTGATGCACTTCCTTATCCTTCGGAGATTTGTAATGTCCCGTTTATTGCTCGCCTGTTTTTTGATCACAAGGACGAAGGGACGATCTTGGGACTGGGTGAGATTCGGAAGAGAGGAGAGATATTGGATGAGGCCGATCTGACCTTGCGCTATGATTGGGCGTGCGTGGATGCCCGTGTTAACGGGAAAGAAGCGCCAGCAGCGTTAGAAGGGGGCGTGGTGATGGAGCGTCATTATGCTTTTAACTGGTTGATCGGGGGAAGTGACGGGGCTGCCTGGGATGAAATTCAGCCCACGACATGA